Proteins encoded together in one Bacillota bacterium window:
- a CDS encoding TolC family protein, protein MRKLIISLLTLIFVLGLSVSATFAEPEDKTMTLEQAIGLSLKNSSSLIKAQGNIDIAKAQRDDASAAVSFIPVEGSEYDADFESNWNKLLTADLNWRKSEKTLGTTRDSVVMSVYKSFWDVQTAQMKLDLQQKLNRQSLTKLQDTRTGVRAGTVSPPDLATAEAAWQQAQSSLVTARNALDTAYTNFNQLLGLHPDERLQLTDTPVFEPLNITSLDYEVEKAVENSPDVWEALQNITKAEWAADMMFFNGSYTTYTERQIAVDQAELSAADAKESLDKSIRNLYYQIKNQEESYAVDLVSLKTAQDNLRIAKLKYDAGMITNAEVIAAEIEVAKAQETIEEMVRNHAYSVMTFQKPWAA, encoded by the coding sequence ATGCGAAAACTGATTATCTCATTACTGACCCTAATCTTCGTTTTAGGGTTATCTGTATCGGCAACATTCGCAGAACCGGAGGATAAAACCATGACCCTGGAACAGGCGATCGGCCTGTCTCTCAAGAACAGCAGCAGTCTTATCAAAGCCCAGGGCAATATTGACATCGCGAAGGCCCAGCGCGACGACGCAAGTGCCGCAGTCAGCTTTATCCCAGTGGAGGGAAGTGAATACGACGCCGATTTTGAATCCAACTGGAACAAGCTGCTGACCGCCGATCTTAACTGGCGAAAAAGTGAAAAAACCTTAGGCACAACCCGGGACAGTGTGGTGATGAGTGTGTATAAAAGCTTCTGGGACGTGCAGACAGCCCAAATGAAGCTGGACCTACAGCAAAAACTCAACCGGCAATCGTTAACAAAGTTACAGGATACCCGCACCGGAGTCAGGGCGGGAACCGTTTCTCCGCCTGACCTGGCTACGGCTGAAGCTGCCTGGCAGCAGGCGCAAAGCAGTTTGGTCACCGCTCGGAACGCCCTCGATACCGCATACACTAACTTCAACCAGTTGCTTGGACTGCACCCGGACGAACGGCTGCAACTGACCGATACTCCGGTCTTTGAACCTTTAAACATAACCAGCCTTGATTACGAGGTTGAAAAGGCTGTTGAGAACAGTCCCGACGTCTGGGAAGCCCTACAAAATATAACAAAGGCGGAATGGGCGGCCGATATGATGTTTTTTAACGGTTCGTATACCACTTATACGGAAAGGCAAATAGCGGTCGATCAGGCGGAACTCAGCGCCGCCGACGCTAAGGAATCCCTGGACAAATCTATTCGCAACCTCTATTACCAGATCAAAAACCAGGAAGAAAGCTATGCCGTAGATCTGGTATCTTTAAAAACGGCTCAGGATAACCTGCGGATTGCAAAGCTTAAATATGACGCCGGTATGATTACAAACGCCGAAGTGATAGCCGCGGAAATTGAAGTGGCCAAGGCCCAAGAGACGATTGAGGAAATGGTCCGCAACCACGCTTATTCGGTAATGACTTTCCAAAAACCCTGGGCCGCTTGA
- a CDS encoding stalk domain-containing protein — MRVITFFAAALLVLVAAAGVAQAAPAVVLDGKQLSFDVPPEILQGRVLVPMRALFEAVDAEVQWDGDTGTVTARKGDIEIVLVVGGQVSKNGAPVDLDVPAVIKNGRTMVPLRFVGEALDCRVDWVQSSRTVYVESAGVPVSTGPPAVPAGKLSVVKKGWTLGPRDLNYYHVTYGIEITNLDTVSAADYIDVVVRFSNAEGNIIKTITDQISYIPPEKTVYAGDKVFLSVPPSSMSVEVSETAWDEMGRQIPLFKFYDLQYTSDGSSLYDGEVTGIINNPYNQTLKNVMVTYALYDANEEIIGGGYTFVNLLPGGGTSSFSNYIRGGLTVSKIKAYAVVPLPVDPHLSVNS; from the coding sequence ATGCGTGTAATCACGTTTTTCGCAGCGGCCTTACTTGTATTAGTTGCGGCCGCAGGCGTCGCTCAAGCCGCGCCCGCCGTTGTTCTGGATGGAAAGCAATTATCTTTCGATGTCCCTCCGGAAATTCTGCAGGGACGGGTTCTTGTCCCCATGAGGGCGCTTTTCGAGGCTGTCGATGCGGAGGTGCAGTGGGATGGCGATACCGGTACGGTTACGGCCAGGAAAGGCGATATAGAGATCGTTCTGGTCGTGGGCGGCCAGGTGTCCAAGAACGGCGCCCCGGTTGATTTGGACGTTCCGGCCGTTATTAAAAACGGCCGCACCATGGTCCCCCTGCGGTTTGTGGGTGAGGCTTTGGACTGCCGGGTGGACTGGGTTCAGTCTTCCCGGACGGTATATGTCGAGAGCGCCGGTGTTCCCGTATCGACCGGACCGCCGGCAGTGCCCGCGGGGAAACTGAGCGTCGTCAAAAAAGGTTGGACGCTCGGGCCACGGGATTTGAACTATTATCACGTAACGTATGGGATAGAAATAACCAACCTCGACACCGTTTCGGCGGCGGATTATATTGATGTCGTGGTCCGGTTTTCTAATGCTGAAGGCAACATTATCAAAACAATAACCGATCAGATATCCTATATTCCGCCGGAAAAAACCGTCTATGCGGGAGACAAGGTCTTTCTTTCGGTCCCGCCTTCGTCTATGAGTGTTGAAGTTTCCGAAACCGCCTGGGATGAAATGGGCAGGCAGATCCCTCTCTTTAAGTTTTATGATTTGCAGTATACTTCGGACGGAAGCTCCTTGTACGACGGAGAAGTCACCGGGATAATTAATAACCCATATAACCAAACATTAAAAAATGTCATGGTCACCTATGCTCTTTATGACGCAAACGAAGAGATAATAGGGGGAGGGTATACTTTTGTGAATCTTTTACCTGGAGGCGGGACAAGCAGTTTTTCTAATTACATTCGGGGAGGATTGACAGTTTCGAAGATAAAGGCATACGCCGTCGTCCCGTTGCCGG